The Pukyongiella litopenaei region TCAGGGTGGGGTGGTTGAACATGGCTTCCTCCAGTTGAGACCTTCGCTGTGCGTCGAAAGGATGTGTCGTTATCCTATACCCTATCCAAATCCGCGCACCCGGTTTAGAAATATTCAGGGAAGTAGGTATCAGATTATGGAATATCGGGTGTCATTGCGAAAACAGGATCGCAGACCCCAAAAAAGCCAACCCGCCAGCCAGGGCCAGCAGCCGCCCATCAAAGCGTTCGCCCTTGAAGAACAGCGCGATAAAAGCCGCCGAGAAGAACAAATCGAGCGTGCCCAGTATCGCGACGCTCGACACCGGCGCCATGCTCAACGCGAGAAACTGCAGCGTCTGCCCGATCCCGAGGGACAACGCGGTTGCCCAATGCCAGACGCAGCGGTCGCAAAACAGGTGCCGGAAGGCACCGCCACGGAACGCGGCGACTAAAGGAAACCAGACCAGCCCCATCACAGCCCCGAACAGCGTGCCAAACAGCGGATCGGGAATCCCATCAAGACCCATGCGGCGGAAACTGTAGGCCAGAGCATAGCACAGCGCAGACGCAATGCCGAACAGGTCTCCGGTCAAGTTCTGCGTGATGGACAGGTGGCACGGCAGCAGTTGATAGCACAACACGCCTGCCATGATGATGGCGCCGCCCACCAGGACGTGCGCTTCTGGCCACTCGCCTAAAAGCATCAGCCCGCAGGGTAGAGCGAAGACCGGGATCAGGCGGCGGAACAGGGCAGCCTTGACCGCGCCAATCCGTTCGGTGGCCCGGTACATCGTCGTCCGGCCCAGCACTGTCGAAAAGATCCCGGCAAGCGCGAACAGGGCCAAGCCGGGCGCACTGTCCCAGCTGGCCAATTGCGACAGAGACACGCCACCCCAGATCAACCAGAGGCCCACCGTCAGGACGCATGTGGCGACCACCGATAGGAAGACTCCATTGTCGCCCGTGGCGTCCTTCTTGCCCTTCGAGATCGTGACTCCGGCGATGCCGTATAACATCGCCGAGCACAGAGCGAGGATTTCTCCGGTCATTCCCTGACCGTCAGAGTTTGAGTCCGCAGCTCTCGAAAGCGGCGCGGGTGGCGGCCTTTTCCGCGTCGGTCATTTCAAGCATCGGGTGGCGGACATGGCCACCCACCTGCCCCAGCAATTCCTGCCAGTACTTGCCATGCGCCGTGGGCTTGCCGCCCGGTTTGGTGCCCCGGATTGCCTCGCGCACCGGATCAAGGCTGTTGCGGACCCGCCGCGCCTCGTCGAATTTCCCGGCAAAGGCCAGTTGCGTGTATTCGTGCATCCGCAGGTCGTTCGCGGTCTGCAACTGGTAAGGCGGCGAGGAACACAGGTAGAGCTGCCAGCCCAGCTCCTCTATATTATCGAGCCATTCGTCCTCGGAAGAAGTGGAAACAAGGATCTTGTCCCCCACCATGCGGCTCAGGCGCGCATAAATCTCGCGCGGGACCGAGTATTTGATAGCCATAATGTTGGGCAGGTCCGCGATGCGCGCGCAGGTCTCGGGCTCCATCAGGTAACCGCTGTCGGGGTGCGACCACATCGCGATGCCGATATCGAGGCGATCGCACAGGTACTTGTAGTAGTTGTAGAGCACTTCGTCCCGGTCATGGCAGAAGCTCAGCATCGGCGCATGGACGACGACATAATCGGCGCCGCAGTCCTGCGCGTGCAGACCGAGTTCCAGCACCGTATCCACGTTCTGGTCAGAGATCGACATGATCGTGCCCGCTTTGCCGCCGCATTCCTCGGCGGCGACGGTCATGTTGCGCTTGCGCTCGTCCAGCGACATCGACCAGAACTCGCCCTGCTTGCCGGCGATGAAAAGCCCCTGGATTTGCAAGTCGTCGATCCAGTGGCGGATATTGTGGCGCAGGCCGGCTTCGTCAAAGCTGCCATCCGCGTGAAACGGGTTCAATGCGGCCGCCCAGATTCCCCACATGGTTTCGCGGGCGTGGGCCTTGGCTTCATGCTTCGTGTATTGCATCGGATGGAGTCCCTTGGTTCTGCGGCTCGGACAGGATGTGCGTGAAAGCTGCAGCGAATCCCTGGATTATCCAAATCGAATGTTTGAAATCAGGTATAGGAAAATCGAATTTCCAAGAGCCTTGTGTTAAAGTTAATATAGTGCCCCAAACAGGAGGCTTCATGAAGATTGGTCTGATCGGCCGCGGCGCCATCGCCCGGTATGTCGAAGAAAAGCTGAAAGCCGAGGGTCACCCTGTCACGGCCTACCTGCTACGTCCCCAAAGGGTGGATGAGATGCGGGCGGCGCACTGCACGCAGACAGGCGACGGGCCTGCCTTCGTGTCCTCGGTCGCGGATTTGCCTGCGGATCTGGATCGCGTCGTCGATTGCGCGGGGCATCATGCGTTGCACGAGTATGGCACTGCGATTCTGCGCGCAGGTTTCGATCTGACCACCGTCTCGCTGGGCGCTCTGGCCGACCCGGCACTCGAAGAAGACCTTCGGCACGCGGCCATCGAGGGTGGCGCGGCCCTGTCCCTTGCCAGTGGCGCCATCGGCGCGCTGGACGCCTTGCGCTCCGCCCGGATTGGAGAGCTGAAATCGGTCCGCTACGTGGGCCGCAAGCCGCCCGAAGGCTGGCGTGGATCGCCCGCCGAGGACCAACTGGATCTGGCCGCCTTGACCGATACCCCGGCCACCCATTTCGCCGGAACCGCCCGCGGGGCGGCCCGGGCCTATCCCAAGAACGCCAATGTCGCCGCCGCGGTTGCCTTGGCCGGGATCGGTTTCGACCGGACCGAAGCGGAGTTGATCGCCGACCCGACGGCCACCGCCAACATCCACGAAATCCATGCCGAAGGTACCTTTGGTCAACTGGAATTCCGCATCTCCGGCAAGCCGCTGCCCGGCAACCCGAGAAGTTCCGCCTTGGCAGCCATGAGCGTAGTCGATACGATCCTGCAAAGCGCAAGCCCGATACGATTTTAGGAAATGACGCCTTGCCAACCGGTCACGCCCGCATCGTCGACCGCGTCACTGCGCGACTGAAGCTCAAACAGCTTCGGCTGC contains the following coding sequences:
- a CDS encoding dihydrodipicolinate synthase family protein gives rise to the protein MQYTKHEAKAHARETMWGIWAAALNPFHADGSFDEAGLRHNIRHWIDDLQIQGLFIAGKQGEFWSMSLDERKRNMTVAAEECGGKAGTIMSISDQNVDTVLELGLHAQDCGADYVVVHAPMLSFCHDRDEVLYNYYKYLCDRLDIGIAMWSHPDSGYLMEPETCARIADLPNIMAIKYSVPREIYARLSRMVGDKILVSTSSEDEWLDNIEELGWQLYLCSSPPYQLQTANDLRMHEYTQLAFAGKFDEARRVRNSLDPVREAIRGTKPGGKPTAHGKYWQELLGQVGGHVRHPMLEMTDAEKAATRAAFESCGLKL
- a CDS encoding aspartate dehydrogenase → MKIGLIGRGAIARYVEEKLKAEGHPVTAYLLRPQRVDEMRAAHCTQTGDGPAFVSSVADLPADLDRVVDCAGHHALHEYGTAILRAGFDLTTVSLGALADPALEEDLRHAAIEGGAALSLASGAIGALDALRSARIGELKSVRYVGRKPPEGWRGSPAEDQLDLAALTDTPATHFAGTARGAARAYPKNANVAAAVALAGIGFDRTEAELIADPTATANIHEIHAEGTFGQLEFRISGKPLPGNPRSSALAAMSVVDTILQSASPIRF
- a CDS encoding DMT family transporter, with amino-acid sequence MTGEILALCSAMLYGIAGVTISKGKKDATGDNGVFLSVVATCVLTVGLWLIWGGVSLSQLASWDSAPGLALFALAGIFSTVLGRTTMYRATERIGAVKAALFRRLIPVFALPCGLMLLGEWPEAHVLVGGAIIMAGVLCYQLLPCHLSITQNLTGDLFGIASALCYALAYSFRRMGLDGIPDPLFGTLFGAVMGLVWFPLVAAFRGGAFRHLFCDRCVWHWATALSLGIGQTLQFLALSMAPVSSVAILGTLDLFFSAAFIALFFKGERFDGRLLALAGGLAFLGSAILFSQ